A genomic stretch from Brachyhypopomus gauderio isolate BG-103 unplaced genomic scaffold, BGAUD_0.2 sc43, whole genome shotgun sequence includes:
- the LOC143486029 gene encoding uncharacterized protein LOC143486029 isoform X2, translating into MFVFLMEVSGKSKANEKTVRAHCYRSMKKTDTPHQLRTAHYSESGMSVVPPVLSCTQTEQKWHKPPTMGVKPGPVDAMVVLKPKPGATTASGVSTLFKGYSGELPHPATLNPGPVYAGMKADSLPIICTMNISPDKPLVDSIFGKVQVGSVLSYQQPPPPSDSVVIHEDAPPFPSLPLECYHLSPPEYSFVPTHQEQLHLSSLSVTLSQSHLIEEATRSQSATPEWHSLRRERVTASHFREVSHVRGPGAAESLAERIIRGTRQTAHMKRGLEMETGALKDYAVLKNLNLTKCGLVIHPDASWLGASPDGLVYDPLERPSFGLVEIKCPNTQSYVDCKFLKSGTRPTQNEGEPLLLLANSGPVIDYWYAVV; encoded by the exons atgtttgtatttctgatggaagtatcaggcaaaagtaaggctaacgagaaaacagtgagggctcactgctacagatctatgaagaaaacagatacgccacaccagctgaga actgctcattattctgaatctggcatgtctgtcgtccctcctgtcctttcatgcacacagacagaacagaagtggcataaaccaccaacaatg ggggtgaagcctggacccgtggatgccatggttgtcctaaagccaaaaccaggtgctactacagccagtggagttag tacacttttcaagggctacagcggtgagctcccacacccggccaccctcaatcctggaccagtctacgctggaatgaaagcagattctcttccaatcatctgcacaatgaacatctcgcctgacaagccacttgtggactccatctttgggaaggtacaagttggcagtgtactgtcctatcaacaaccaccacctccatctgacagtgttgtcatacatgaggatgcacccccattcccgagtctgccactagaatgttaccatctaagcccacctgaatattcatttgtgccaacacaccaagaacagctacacctaagctcactttctgtgaccttgtcacagtcacaccttattgaggaggcaacaagatcccaaagtgctacacctgagtggcattcacttaggagagaaagagtgactgcgtcgcatttcagagaggtgagccacgttagaggtccaggtgctgcagaaagcctggcagaaaggataatccgagggacacgacaaacagcacacatgaaaaggggacttgaaatggaaacaggggccttaaaggactatgcagttctgaaaaacttgaacttgaccaagtgtgggctagtgattcatccagatgcatcttggctgggtgcatcacctgatggacttgtatatgacccacttgagcgtccatcatttgggcttgttgaaattaagtgcccaaatacacaaagctatgtagactgcaaattccttaaaagtggcacaaggcctacacaaaatgaaggagagccattgttattattggctaattcagggccagttattgattactggtatgcagtggtgtga
- the LOC143486029 gene encoding uncharacterized protein LOC143486029 isoform X1 — protein MFVFLMEVSGKSKANEKTVRAHCYRSMKKTDTPHQLRTAHYSESGMSVVPPVLSCTQTEQKWHKPPTMGVKPGPVDAMVVLKPKPGATTASGVRSTLFKGYSGELPHPATLNPGPVYAGMKADSLPIICTMNISPDKPLVDSIFGKVQVGSVLSYQQPPPPSDSVVIHEDAPPFPSLPLECYHLSPPEYSFVPTHQEQLHLSSLSVTLSQSHLIEEATRSQSATPEWHSLRRERVTASHFREVSHVRGPGAAESLAERIIRGTRQTAHMKRGLEMETGALKDYAVLKNLNLTKCGLVIHPDASWLGASPDGLVYDPLERPSFGLVEIKCPNTQSYVDCKFLKSGTRPTQNEGEPLLLLANSGPVIDYWYAVV, from the exons atgtttgtatttctgatggaagtatcaggcaaaagtaaggctaacgagaaaacagtgagggctcactgctacagatctatgaagaaaacagatacgccacaccagctgaga actgctcattattctgaatctggcatgtctgtcgtccctcctgtcctttcatgcacacagacagaacagaagtggcataaaccaccaacaatg ggggtgaagcctggacccgtggatgccatggttgtcctaaagccaaaaccaggtgctactacagccagtggagttag aagtacacttttcaagggctacagcggtgagctcccacacccggccaccctcaatcctggaccagtctacgctggaatgaaagcagattctcttccaatcatctgcacaatgaacatctcgcctgacaagccacttgtggactccatctttgggaaggtacaagttggcagtgtactgtcctatcaacaaccaccacctccatctgacagtgttgtcatacatgaggatgcacccccattcccgagtctgccactagaatgttaccatctaagcccacctgaatattcatttgtgccaacacaccaagaacagctacacctaagctcactttctgtgaccttgtcacagtcacaccttattgaggaggcaacaagatcccaaagtgctacacctgagtggcattcacttaggagagaaagagtgactgcgtcgcatttcagagaggtgagccacgttagaggtccaggtgctgcagaaagcctggcagaaaggataatccgagggacacgacaaacagcacacatgaaaaggggacttgaaatggaaacaggggccttaaaggactatgcagttctgaaaaacttgaacttgaccaagtgtgggctagtgattcatccagatgcatcttggctgggtgcatcacctgatggacttgtatatgacccacttgagcgtccatcatttgggcttgttgaaattaagtgcccaaatacacaaagctatgtagactgcaaattccttaaaagtggcacaaggcctacacaaaatgaaggagagccattgttattattggctaattcagggccagttattgattactggtatgcagtggtgtga
- the LOC143486029 gene encoding uncharacterized protein LOC143486029 isoform X3, protein MSVVPPVLSCTQTEQKWHKPPTMGVKPGPVDAMVVLKPKPGATTASGVRSTLFKGYSGELPHPATLNPGPVYAGMKADSLPIICTMNISPDKPLVDSIFGKVQVGSVLSYQQPPPPSDSVVIHEDAPPFPSLPLECYHLSPPEYSFVPTHQEQLHLSSLSVTLSQSHLIEEATRSQSATPEWHSLRRERVTASHFREVSHVRGPGAAESLAERIIRGTRQTAHMKRGLEMETGALKDYAVLKNLNLTKCGLVIHPDASWLGASPDGLVYDPLERPSFGLVEIKCPNTQSYVDCKFLKSGTRPTQNEGEPLLLLANSGPVIDYWYAVV, encoded by the exons atgtctgtcgtccctcctgtcctttcatgcacacagacagaacagaagtggcataaaccaccaacaatg ggggtgaagcctggacccgtggatgccatggttgtcctaaagccaaaaccaggtgctactacagccagtggagttag aagtacacttttcaagggctacagcggtgagctcccacacccggccaccctcaatcctggaccagtctacgctggaatgaaagcagattctcttccaatcatctgcacaatgaacatctcgcctgacaagccacttgtggactccatctttgggaaggtacaagttggcagtgtactgtcctatcaacaaccaccacctccatctgacagtgttgtcatacatgaggatgcacccccattcccgagtctgccactagaatgttaccatctaagcccacctgaatattcatttgtgccaacacaccaagaacagctacacctaagctcactttctgtgaccttgtcacagtcacaccttattgaggaggcaacaagatcccaaagtgctacacctgagtggcattcacttaggagagaaagagtgactgcgtcgcatttcagagaggtgagccacgttagaggtccaggtgctgcagaaagcctggcagaaaggataatccgagggacacgacaaacagcacacatgaaaaggggacttgaaatggaaacaggggccttaaaggactatgcagttctgaaaaacttgaacttgaccaagtgtgggctagtgattcatccagatgcatcttggctgggtgcatcacctgatggacttgtatatgacccacttgagcgtccatcatttgggcttgttgaaattaagtgcccaaatacacaaagctatgtagactgcaaattccttaaaagtggcacaaggcctacacaaaatgaaggagagccattgttattattggctaattcagggccagttattgattactggtatgcagtggtgtga